In bacterium, a genomic segment contains:
- a CDS encoding T9SS type A sorting domain-containing protein gives MHSFSAFFLAACLPFVLFAQPSFITSLYPPQHGLNIPVDAELRVGLQTPLDPTSLSDSSIYVWSDITGLHRLTVTLENGNRDLRIVPRHWRLNNRPAFNAGERVTVTLTTRLRYADGRSFEGFTWHYTVAVRQNHGGDFKVEALFGGVLSTSFIVSDFNNDGWPDLIGNADIDYKMLVYFNDGKGIIRFNHKNDPIGIGPGNETADLDRDGDQDIPYTGNSSVLNDGTGNFFEKNFPFRLNGFAKAQDFNNDGIMDFVIGSVISDTLYFGLSQNGISFNMLLKSKPPIPQPTFYHPGISYDLDNDGKTDFVYVGGSIVDKTRVGFASFRSTESDSLKILQVQELPHEQTHFYGNDLDQDADIDYAFVPGAAGRYLTLFNDGSGQLNPSGLQVDTLLARYAETVEGGDFDGDGDIDLAFANSNLTSVMPVRYAPDVCIFMNDGCGIFSFHSQVPLPFDRPLSRGLRAVDLDRDGDLDLIGIANGLFYVVANGSYATRVDAPKSASTPIQFEFLPIYPNPAKSRANIELQFPNGSKHEVRIDVFDVTGRLVRNWVFANTETAISLAWNTQDQNSALLPDGVYFIQVQVGLLRAVQKLLVLR, from the coding sequence ATGCATTCCTTCTCCGCGTTTTTCCTTGCCGCCTGTTTACCATTTGTACTCTTCGCCCAACCGAGCTTTATCACTTCTCTTTACCCGCCGCAGCACGGACTGAATATTCCTGTTGATGCCGAGCTGCGCGTGGGCTTGCAAACGCCGCTTGACCCAACTTCACTCTCGGACTCTTCGATTTACGTTTGGTCCGACATTACCGGCTTGCACCGATTGACCGTAACGCTGGAGAACGGCAACCGGGATTTGCGCATTGTGCCGCGCCACTGGCGTTTGAATAACCGACCGGCTTTCAATGCCGGCGAACGAGTGACTGTGACATTGACCACGCGATTGCGCTACGCCGACGGAAGGTCGTTTGAAGGATTCACTTGGCACTACACTGTAGCGGTGCGGCAGAACCACGGTGGAGATTTTAAAGTAGAAGCTTTGTTTGGAGGTGTTTTGTCAACAAGCTTTATTGTTTCAGATTTCAATAACGATGGTTGGCCAGATTTGATTGGCAACGCGGATATTGATTACAAAATGCTCGTGTACTTCAACGACGGCAAGGGAATCATTCGATTTAATCACAAAAATGATCCTATTGGTATCGGCCCTGGTAACGAAACAGCAGACCTAGATCGTGACGGTGATCAGGATATTCCATATACCGGCAATAGCTCCGTCTTGAATGATGGAACCGGCAATTTTTTTGAAAAGAATTTTCCCTTCAGGTTGAATGGCTTTGCAAAAGCCCAGGATTTCAATAATGATGGCATAATGGATTTTGTCATTGGAAGTGTGATATCAGATACGTTGTATTTTGGCTTGAGTCAAAATGGAATATCCTTCAACATGCTTCTAAAATCCAAGCCACCGATTCCTCAACCGACTTTCTATCATCCTGGCATATCCTATGACCTTGATAACGATGGGAAAACGGATTTTGTCTATGTTGGCGGTTCAATAGTTGACAAAACTAGAGTTGGTTTTGCAAGTTTTCGCTCAACCGAGTCGGACAGCTTGAAAATCCTTCAAGTGCAGGAGCTTCCTCATGAGCAAACCCATTTCTATGGAAATGATCTGGATCAAGATGCCGATATTGATTATGCCTTTGTGCCTGGAGCAGCCGGTCGGTATCTGACTCTCTTCAATGATGGCAGCGGTCAATTGAATCCCTCAGGCTTGCAAGTTGATACGCTGCTAGCCCGTTACGCAGAAACTGTGGAAGGCGGGGATTTTGATGGAGATGGCGACATTGATTTGGCTTTTGCCAACAGCAATTTGACATCAGTTATGCCGGTAAGATATGCACCGGACGTTTGTATCTTCATGAATGATGGATGTGGAATTTTTTCATTTCATAGCCAAGTGCCTTTGCCTTTTGATCGGCCTCTGAGTCGGGGGCTTCGCGCGGTTGATCTCGATCGCGACGGCGACCTCGATTTGATCGGGATTGCCAATGGTCTCTTTTACGTTGTCGCCAACGGCAGCTATGCAACGAGAGTCGATGCCCCAAAATCTGCTTCAACGCCAATTCAGTTTGAGTTCCTGCCTATTTACCCCAATCCGGCAAAGAGTCGAGCAAACATTGAGTTACAATTTCCCAACGGCTCAAAGCACGAGGTTAGAATCGATGTTTTCGATGTCACGGGCAGACTTGTTCGCAATTGGGTATTTGCAAATACAGAGACGGCCATTTCATTGGCTTGGAATACCCAAGACCAGAACTCGGCCCTTCTGCCCGATGGCGTATATTTCATTCAAGTACAGGTAGGCCTGCTTAGAGCTGTGCAAAAACTTCTGGTATTAAGATAA
- a CDS encoding T9SS type A sorting domain-containing protein, translating to MRTNERDKLLNLGLNYFVACTGIEAEQALIFMGDSLATAPAPREFETTADWSPANASSGVPYQVWRAIYETGGPGNPAWEARVNNGFTSMYNLHGGHAGLHSFLSSAEDSLSYLHKHPWAEYLANAVHVRAPGVLAAVQTCPFPPGALNALLQTASSLDVFMHCNYPFPTGTPTSGLGFQNALQTSASQFGEAATAIRTHQPGTPFYAIIQAHQASGRYNYRSPSLEEILCQINLALAYGADGIIYYLYTRTADGQEGLLDANRNPTSRYTSVQSIHNNYQGMSQSLVNIGANFLPLSWQAGFSIHQNTTEPISSTYKLYDVQSKVPGGGWDAGNETYVETGVLQSGATNHYMVVNRRCTSTESREITMRFQSTSANAYLITDLFTGDQKRFLPANATTITYTFTLGPGQGKLLKLEDLGNWSGTISSNTTWPGTVCVNANATVTSAATLTLASGANVIIAAGATLTVQGALVLPSNATVSGGGTIVTSGSGKIYVTNSSEATAFNNSRKLVRDAAGNYHLVFETDGEICYEKLTGTGALSEFRRLSSGDGSNKYPCLAEHSGKLYVVWQRKTGTNTYDLKYRRFSGSAWDGIQTINGATAITSANALLPAIALSKPATDFEMMVIYRSSAGLRAKRSTNAAESNWPGLSEIAVTNNTNARNPSLIYRRDDDVPTHRFHVTWDQGSDIYHQSYNGTLNSWTAAADISTDPFASSNQYSSYAISANNDRHVVWQALEAEVYFRQVIYHNRNLGNAVAMLVSNNYDQLRPSITGHTGGAATAVCQDNSGGQNIRKRRYNGTSWEGSAAGTIIASNGADVSLAIANPPGAASLALWRSAGSAPHALIVGPAGGLSKSSSEEDLVYHRRIAYFWDDSTNLMLQIDAFQIVAGESQNSLAFPEISVDSLLSSDLAATVSLSGVVLPANTDSLAFTLHLSSRNAGQLRRDDHLTAGVAFEISSAETGLPVANIALPSLAATGTTKQSVRLVFPLQAWRGQKITLAPKFSNLDLAKAGGALVHVYEAVEDAAQKARAAAAALLAPLPASFSVNVHPNPFNPATRIQFHLPTAGLVTVQVYDVYGRMVRELSRDWRQAGTHQITWDGRNQHGRAVASGTYFTHVASGEERKVVKMTLMR from the coding sequence GTGAGAACAAACGAGCGAGACAAGCTCCTCAACCTCGGCTTGAATTACTTCGTTGCTTGCACCGGTATCGAAGCCGAGCAAGCCCTGATCTTCATGGGCGATTCGCTCGCCACGGCCCCGGCACCCAGAGAGTTTGAAACCACGGCGGACTGGTCGCCTGCCAATGCCTCCTCCGGAGTTCCCTACCAGGTATGGAGGGCAATTTACGAGACCGGCGGGCCTGGCAACCCTGCTTGGGAAGCCCGAGTCAACAATGGCTTTACTTCCATGTATAATTTGCACGGTGGCCATGCCGGTCTCCATAGTTTTCTTTCTTCCGCGGAAGATTCGCTCTCCTATCTGCACAAACATCCCTGGGCGGAATATCTCGCGAATGCCGTTCATGTCCGCGCGCCAGGAGTTCTGGCAGCCGTACAAACTTGCCCCTTCCCGCCGGGAGCATTGAATGCACTGTTGCAGACGGCAAGCAGCTTGGATGTCTTCATGCATTGCAATTATCCCTTCCCCACCGGAACGCCTACTAGTGGCTTAGGTTTTCAGAATGCACTCCAGACCTCGGCGAGCCAATTTGGTGAAGCGGCAACAGCAATCAGAACGCATCAGCCCGGCACACCGTTTTACGCCATCATTCAGGCTCATCAAGCCTCGGGCAGGTACAACTATCGTTCTCCAAGCCTGGAGGAAATCCTTTGTCAAATCAACTTGGCACTAGCCTATGGCGCGGATGGAATCATTTATTATCTTTATACGAGGACGGCCGATGGTCAAGAAGGATTGCTTGATGCTAATCGCAATCCAACCTCCAGATACACTTCCGTACAATCCATCCACAACAACTACCAAGGCATGAGCCAAAGCTTGGTGAATATCGGCGCGAATTTTCTCCCGCTCTCATGGCAAGCCGGCTTCTCCATTCACCAAAACACCACCGAGCCGATCAGTAGCACTTACAAACTCTATGACGTTCAAAGCAAAGTGCCTGGCGGAGGTTGGGATGCAGGGAATGAAACCTACGTCGAAACCGGCGTGCTGCAAAGCGGCGCGACCAATCACTACATGGTGGTCAACCGCCGCTGCACGAGCACGGAGAGCCGCGAGATTACGATGAGGTTCCAAAGCACGAGCGCGAACGCGTATCTCATTACCGATCTTTTCACCGGCGATCAAAAACGCTTCCTGCCTGCGAATGCAACGACGATCACTTATACCTTTACGCTCGGCCCGGGCCAGGGCAAGCTGCTCAAGCTCGAAGACCTCGGCAATTGGAGTGGCACGATCTCTTCCAACACCACGTGGCCGGGAACGGTGTGCGTCAACGCGAATGCAACGGTCACCAGCGCCGCCACGTTGACCCTGGCCTCCGGGGCCAATGTCATCATCGCTGCCGGCGCCACGCTGACCGTGCAAGGCGCCTTGGTGTTGCCTTCCAACGCCACGGTGTCCGGCGGCGGCACGATCGTCACCAGCGGCAGCGGCAAGATTTATGTGACCAACAGCAGCGAGGCCACGGCGTTCAACAACAGCCGCAAGCTGGTGCGCGATGCCGCCGGCAATTATCATCTCGTGTTCGAGACCGACGGCGAGATTTGCTATGAGAAATTGACCGGCACGGGCGCGTTGAGCGAATTCCGGCGGCTGAGCAGCGGCGACGGCAGCAACAAATATCCCTGCCTCGCCGAGCACTCCGGCAAACTGTATGTCGTTTGGCAGCGCAAAACCGGCACGAACACCTACGACCTCAAGTATCGCCGTTTCAGCGGATCCGCTTGGGACGGCATCCAAACCATCAATGGCGCCACGGCCATTACTTCCGCCAACGCTCTGCTGCCGGCCATCGCCCTGAGCAAACCGGCGACAGATTTTGAAATGATGGTAATCTATCGCAGCAGTGCCGGCCTGAGAGCAAAACGCTCCACCAATGCCGCGGAAAGCAACTGGCCAGGCCTCAGCGAAATTGCCGTTACCAACAACACCAATGCGCGCAACCCGAGCCTGATTTACAGGCGAGATGACGACGTGCCCACGCACCGATTCCATGTCACCTGGGATCAAGGCAGCGACATCTATCATCAGAGTTACAACGGAACTTTGAACTCATGGACCGCAGCCGCCGACATCAGCACCGATCCCTTCGCCTCGAGCAATCAATACTCTTCCTATGCGATTTCCGCAAACAATGATCGTCATGTTGTTTGGCAAGCGCTCGAAGCCGAGGTCTATTTTCGCCAGGTGATCTATCACAACAGGAACCTCGGTAACGCCGTCGCCATGCTGGTGAGCAACAATTACGATCAGCTTCGCCCCAGTATTACCGGCCACACCGGCGGCGCCGCAACCGCTGTTTGCCAGGACAACAGCGGCGGCCAAAACATTCGCAAACGGAGATACAATGGCACAAGCTGGGAAGGCTCGGCCGCGGGTACGATCATTGCCAGCAACGGCGCCGACGTTTCGCTGGCGATCGCCAATCCCCCGGGCGCGGCATCATTGGCCTTGTGGCGCAGCGCCGGCTCTGCTCCTCATGCGTTGATTGTGGGGCCTGCCGGAGGCTTGAGCAAAAGCAGCAGCGAAGAGGACCTGGTCTATCATCGCCGCATCGCATATTTTTGGGATGATTCCACGAACCTGATGCTGCAAATAGACGCTTTCCAAATCGTCGCAGGGGAAAGCCAAAACAGCCTCGCCTTTCCCGAGATCAGCGTAGACTCCCTGCTGAGCAGTGACCTGGCGGCGACCGTGAGTTTGTCCGGCGTGGTGTTGCCGGCAAACACGGATAGTCTGGCGTTCACCCTCCACCTCTCGAGTCGCAATGCCGGGCAACTGCGGAGAGACGATCATCTCACGGCCGGAGTGGCGTTTGAGATTTCTTCAGCGGAAACGGGTCTGCCAGTTGCCAATATCGCTTTGCCTTCGCTCGCAGCAACCGGCACGACAAAGCAAAGCGTGCGCTTGGTCTTTCCGTTGCAAGCCTGGCGCGGTCAAAAAATCACTCTGGCGCCGAAATTCTCCAATCTCGATCTGGCTAAAGCCGGCGGTGCGCTGGTTCATGTTTATGAAGCCGTAGAAGACGCCGCGCAAAAGGCGCGGGCAGCAGCAGCCGCGCTGTTGGCGCCGCTGCCGGCTTCGTTCTCCGTCAACGTCCATCCCAATCCCTTCAACCCCGCTACGCGAATCCAATTTCATCTTCCAACTGCCGGCCTGGTGACCGTGCAGGTCTATGATGTGTATGGCAGGATGGTGAGGGAATTGAGCCGCGATTGGCGTCAGGCCGGTACGCATCAGATCACGTGGGATGGGCGCAACCAGCACGGCCGGGCCGTGGCCAGCGGCACGTACTTCACGCATGTCGCTTCTGGCGAGGAAAGAAAGGTGGTGAAAATGACGCTCATGCGCTGA
- a CDS encoding T9SS type A sorting domain-containing protein gives MPFFFKKLFLSACLPFTLFAQPSFITSLYPPQHGLNIRADSELRVCLQAPLDPASLSDSSIYVWSDITGLHRLTVTLENGNRDLRIVPRHWRLNDRPAFNAGERATVTLTTRLRYADGRSFEGFTWHYTVAVRQGHGGVFKVEALFGGGASTYFYVSDFNGDGWCDLVGNDDGVQRKMIVFLNDQKGGIVFHHMTNITGSTGEVTDFDKDGDQDIFFGFQRVILNDGAGNLIQRDYFDWPNGQGKAHDFNSDGKIDYVIGYVLSDTLYFGLSVNEESFKKLQKVITPLRRPIFYRHGLSYDLNNDGRIDFLYVAGTGSGVIAGFVSFEMTASDSLKLLQIREFFYEQGSFYGNDFDGDGDIDYAFVAGGMDNYITHFNNGKGQLNPSGLQRDPNDTRLAEAVEGGDFDGDGDMDLAFASTNTISVMPLRLAPDVSIYLNDGNSNFSLARRISLPFNLPVSLVLRAIDLDRDGDLDLIGVTGNGLFYILANGDYPNHVDDQNSSPIPIRFSIDPIYPNPVKRSANITLHLSQNIDVETVVTVFDVTGKLIRSWRFDGRSQEIHFTWDTRDQMSKLLPNGLYLVKAQAGTFHSTQKLLLLR, from the coding sequence ATGCCATTCTTTTTCAAGAAGCTTTTCCTATCCGCCTGTTTGCCATTCACACTTTTTGCCCAACCCAGCTTCATCACCTCGCTCTACCCGCCGCAACACGGCCTGAACATCCGTGCCGATAGCGAGTTGCGTGTGTGCCTGCAAGCCCCGCTCGACCCGGCTTCACTCTCGGACTCTTCGATTTACGTTTGGTCCGACATTACCGGCTTGCACCGGTTGACCGTGACATTGGAAAACGGCAACCGGGATTTGCGCATTGTGCCGCGCCACTGGCGTTTGAACGACCGCCCGGCTTTTAATGCCGGCGAGCGCGCGACGGTGACGCTAACGACGCGATTGCGCTACGCCGACGGAAGATCGTTTGAAGGATTCACTTGGCATTATACCGTTGCAGTGCGGCAGGGCCACGGTGGAGTTTTTAAGGTAGAGGCTTTGTTTGGAGGCGGGGCGTCAACCTATTTCTACGTTTCCGATTTTAACGGAGATGGTTGGTGCGATCTTGTCGGCAATGATGATGGGGTGCAGCGCAAGATGATTGTTTTTTTGAATGATCAAAAAGGGGGAATAGTATTTCATCACATGACTAACATTACAGGGTCAACAGGCGAGGTAACGGATTTTGATAAAGATGGCGATCAAGATATTTTTTTCGGATTCCAGCGTGTCATCCTAAATGACGGCGCAGGCAATCTTATCCAGAGAGACTATTTTGATTGGCCAAATGGTCAGGGAAAGGCGCATGATTTTAATAGCGATGGCAAGATAGATTATGTCATTGGATATGTTTTGTCGGATACGCTTTATTTTGGTCTAAGCGTGAATGAAGAATCCTTCAAAAAATTGCAGAAAGTGATCACTCCCCTTCGCCGGCCGATTTTTTATCGACATGGCCTTTCGTACGATCTGAACAATGATGGCAGAATCGATTTTCTCTACGTAGCTGGTACCGGCAGTGGTGTCATCGCTGGCTTTGTAAGTTTTGAAATGACCGCTTCTGACAGCTTAAAGCTTTTACAAATTAGAGAGTTTTTTTATGAGCAAGGGAGTTTTTATGGAAACGATTTTGATGGCGACGGCGATATTGATTATGCCTTTGTTGCCGGCGGAATGGACAATTACATTACTCACTTTAACAACGGAAAAGGTCAATTGAATCCCTCCGGCTTGCAACGCGATCCCAATGATACGCGACTGGCTGAAGCAGTTGAGGGAGGTGACTTTGATGGCGACGGTGATATGGATTTGGCTTTTGCCAGCACTAATACAATTTCCGTCATGCCGCTGCGTCTTGCCCCGGATGTTTCTATATATTTGAACGACGGCAACAGTAATTTTTCATTAGCCCGCCGAATTTCTCTTCCTTTTAATCTGCCTGTCAGCTTAGTTCTGCGTGCCATAGATCTGGATCGTGACGGTGACCTTGACCTGATAGGTGTTACGGGGAACGGCCTTTTCTATATCTTGGCGAATGGCGACTATCCGAACCATGTAGACGATCAAAATTCGTCGCCAATCCCGATTCGATTTTCCATTGATCCAATCTATCCCAATCCAGTCAAACGGTCTGCAAATATCACGTTGCATCTATCACAAAATATCGACGTTGAGACTGTTGTTACAGTTTTTGACGTTACCGGCAAACTCATTCGTAGTTGGCGGTTTGATGGGCGAAGCCAAGAGATTCATTTCACTTGGGACACTCGAGATCAAATGTCAAAGCTTTTACCCAATGGTTTGTACCTGGTCAAGGCCCAAGCGGGCACATTTCATTCAACACAGAAACTGTTGCTGTTGAGATGA
- a CDS encoding right-handed parallel beta-helix repeat-containing protein: MIRKAFFPLAVLFVMYGHLFAQNFPIGIWFGGNQNAIDSVHAMGFTWIQAYGGWDRNSFSATILQNSRNLNVAAILERNIHNPSFAQRMEYQAERTDSQNGTRNYFASHQTGQLDPLNPDRWRALVTSHAAGYIAQNPDPDNQYFYKRTHWVATANISIDPTGNPTDQVVRLEILDADSNLIADRIITEGEFGGSAAFREFELAYTLPFTPTPRAYQYPVSASLQEPELLLQQQDHGIDVRVWWYDQVNTYLDYVVLEDSVIHPNYNGAYQLFRGERDSLMLLDAQHFASDATYPLLQRFYLKDEPRYNGYQPFNYADQFILNNAGIQGIADGRGRGITATPNYAQGSSNVYAGFTRFMNDGRPYELFVDVYPIHAGLPAPTSFMPAGAADSAGVAPYTGSGNYNALLQGTFDDMIANSLLPAIETAISQGLGWWYIAQVHGELDFNLGRYRRCDNSAAMLRPPSPAEIRAMVYLSLAYGAKGVFYFAYPTWAVQNFGGCAAVRFPGLVAEGSEQGTPDHSGNYDTFNNVNVFTGYQAKYQAVAETNRNLQIVGPELAALDWQGAHTSGESPGGSIVQNIVGGDYIEIGDFTHPTSGENYFLLVNRRCDDGDTQTLTVTLTSSGSRRLIEDVLASRMPWDGHSNRVAYRTLDAGETDFVVTLNPGEGRLFRVSSGLSDTLAAARYWSGEVYVNNNLTVNSGVPLTIERATAVAFAQGRRLTIKGSLQATGTSSQGIIFDRSGTTGTWSGIWIENATAASNLAYCTVRNTGNAIRLKNTPGAVTIDHATLTNNYVGFMAEYSSPFTIQHSTIQNNSGYGIWVVSSAAAGMMKILSNLIAANGAYHGIYLYNGADAYIGFNTITGHAQHGISCNANSDPIVRSVLPMPDYGNNLITNNGGAGVNTANNSYPSLGHDVQVDSVKDKYGYNEIHDNSGDEIINGSGSNSIKAERNYWSANHDVPVIPPAEEFTGAVDYLPVLPEIPSLAAGNANAALKKGATDFAEAFALEIQDDLQAAADLYAKLLESDPAAANAGFGVSGLIRCYIGLDRRGDIVTRLDDLIAKFPKTALATSAQDHSLPYLVQIGRCEEALDRALDLLEQNREFASREADYLFRAASLYQLMSSGDAENNRRQAADLYQELLDKYPDSDYALVAELELSHLGMEGLARPAAHQSPAFAAGRPALHPNHPNPFNPETRIRFDLRREQQVELRIFDLSGRLVRRLLSGFYSAGEHVVRWDGRDESGTPAASGIYFAELRADGQKQRIKMTLMR, translated from the coding sequence ATGATCCGCAAAGCTTTCTTCCCGCTGGCCGTTTTATTCGTCATGTACGGTCATCTCTTCGCACAAAATTTCCCCATCGGTATCTGGTTCGGCGGTAACCAAAATGCCATCGATTCAGTTCATGCCATGGGCTTCACTTGGATTCAAGCCTATGGCGGGTGGGATCGCAACAGCTTCAGCGCAACGATCCTTCAAAACAGTCGCAACCTGAACGTCGCGGCTATCCTTGAGCGTAATATCCATAATCCATCTTTCGCTCAACGTATGGAGTATCAGGCTGAGAGAACCGACAGCCAAAACGGAACTCGGAATTATTTCGCGTCGCACCAAACAGGGCAACTGGATCCGTTAAACCCAGATCGCTGGCGTGCTCTCGTCACCAGCCATGCCGCGGGCTACATAGCTCAAAACCCGGACCCCGACAATCAGTATTTCTACAAGCGCACGCATTGGGTGGCGACTGCCAACATCAGCATCGATCCCACTGGTAATCCTACTGACCAAGTGGTGCGCCTGGAAATCCTCGATGCCGACAGCAACCTCATCGCCGATCGCATTATCACCGAAGGCGAATTCGGCGGCAGCGCGGCCTTCCGGGAGTTCGAGCTCGCTTACACCCTGCCGTTCACGCCAACACCGCGCGCCTACCAGTATCCCGTCTCCGCCAGCTTGCAGGAGCCCGAGTTGCTGTTGCAACAACAGGATCACGGCATCGACGTGCGGGTGTGGTGGTATGATCAGGTCAACACCTATCTCGACTACGTGGTATTGGAGGACAGCGTCATTCATCCCAATTACAACGGCGCCTACCAGCTCTTTCGCGGCGAGCGGGACTCACTCATGCTGCTGGATGCGCAGCATTTCGCTTCAGATGCCACCTATCCCCTGTTGCAGCGCTTCTATCTCAAGGACGAGCCGCGCTACAATGGCTACCAGCCCTTCAACTACGCCGATCAGTTCATCCTCAACAATGCCGGCATTCAGGGCATTGCAGATGGTCGCGGCCGCGGCATTACCGCCACGCCCAATTATGCCCAGGGCTCGTCGAATGTGTACGCCGGTTTCACCCGCTTCATGAACGACGGCCGGCCCTACGAGCTGTTCGTCGATGTTTATCCCATTCATGCGGGCCTTCCGGCGCCTACAAGCTTCATGCCGGCCGGCGCCGCCGACAGCGCCGGGGTGGCTCCCTATACCGGCAGCGGCAATTACAACGCGTTGCTGCAAGGCACCTTCGATGACATGATTGCCAACTCCCTGCTGCCGGCCATTGAAACCGCGATCAGCCAGGGTCTGGGGTGGTGGTACATTGCCCAGGTGCATGGCGAATTGGATTTCAATTTAGGGCGCTATCGCAGATGCGACAACAGCGCTGCCATGTTACGTCCGCCCTCGCCGGCGGAAATTCGCGCCATGGTGTACTTGAGCCTGGCATACGGCGCCAAAGGTGTTTTCTATTTCGCCTATCCAACCTGGGCCGTTCAGAATTTTGGCGGTTGCGCTGCCGTGCGTTTCCCGGGTCTGGTGGCCGAGGGCAGTGAGCAAGGCACCCCGGATCATTCCGGCAACTACGACACGTTCAACAACGTGAACGTGTTCACCGGCTATCAAGCCAAGTATCAGGCCGTGGCCGAAACCAACCGCAATCTGCAAATCGTGGGGCCGGAGCTGGCGGCATTGGACTGGCAGGGCGCGCACACTTCCGGCGAAAGTCCCGGCGGCAGCATCGTGCAAAATATCGTCGGTGGCGATTATATCGAGATCGGTGACTTCACTCATCCGACGAGCGGTGAAAACTATTTCCTGCTGGTCAACCGCCGCTGCGATGATGGCGACACGCAAACCCTCACCGTCACGCTCACCAGCAGCGGCAGCCGGCGCCTGATCGAAGACGTGCTCGCCAGCCGCATGCCGTGGGATGGCCATTCCAACCGCGTGGCTTATCGCACGCTCGATGCCGGCGAAACCGATTTCGTGGTCACGCTCAATCCCGGCGAAGGCCGGCTGTTTCGTGTCAGCAGCGGCTTGTCGGACACCCTCGCGGCTGCGCGCTATTGGTCGGGCGAAGTGTATGTGAACAACAATTTGACTGTCAATAGCGGCGTGCCCCTGACCATCGAGCGCGCCACGGCGGTCGCGTTTGCGCAGGGGAGGAGACTCACCATCAAGGGCAGCTTGCAAGCGACCGGCACAAGCTCACAGGGCATCATCTTTGACCGCAGCGGCACCACCGGCACGTGGTCGGGCATTTGGATAGAGAACGCCACCGCTGCCTCCAATCTTGCTTATTGCACCGTCAGAAACACCGGCAATGCCATTCGCTTGAAAAACACCCCGGGTGCGGTCACGATCGACCATGCCACGCTCACGAACAACTATGTCGGTTTCATGGCGGAATACTCCAGTCCGTTCACGATTCAACATTCCACCATTCAAAACAACTCGGGATACGGCATCTGGGTCGTCTCCTCAGCCGCTGCGGGAATGATGAAGATCCTTTCCAACCTCATCGCGGCGAACGGCGCGTATCATGGCATTTACCTGTACAATGGCGCGGATGCCTATATCGGCTTCAATACGATTACCGGTCATGCGCAACACGGCATTTCCTGCAACGCCAACAGTGACCCGATCGTGCGCAGCGTGTTGCCAATGCCGGACTACGGCAACAACCTCATCACGAACAATGGCGGCGCAGGGGTGAACACGGCGAACAACTCCTATCCCTCGCTCGGCCATGATGTGCAAGTGGATTCCGTGAAGGACAAATACGGCTATAACGAGATCCACGACAATAGCGGAGACGAAATCATCAACGGCAGCGGCAGCAATTCGATCAAAGCCGAACGCAATTACTGGTCCGCCAATCACGACGTACCGGTGATTCCGCCGGCTGAGGAATTTACCGGCGCGGTTGACTATCTGCCGGTGCTGCCGGAGATTCCCAGCCTCGCAGCCGGCAATGCCAATGCTGCTCTGAAAAAAGGTGCCACCGATTTTGCCGAGGCTTTTGCCCTGGAAATTCAGGATGACTTGCAGGCGGCGGCGGATTTGTACGCGAAACTGCTCGAATCCGATCCCGCGGCCGCCAACGCCGGTTTTGGGGTGAGCGGTTTGATTCGTTGCTATATCGGCCTCGATCGTCGCGGGGACATCGTCACCCGGTTGGATGACCTGATTGCAAAATTCCCCAAGACAGCGCTGGCCACCAGCGCGCAGGATCACAGCCTGCCGTATCTCGTGCAGATTGGCCGCTGCGAGGAAGCGTTGGACCGGGCGCTCGACCTGCTCGAGCAGAACCGGGAATTTGCCAGCCGGGAGGCGGATTATCTCTTTCGTGCCGCCTCGCTGTACCAGCTCATGAGCAGCGGTGATGCGGAAAACAATCGCCGGCAGGCGGCGGATTTGTACCAGGAGCTGCTCGATAAATACCCCGATTCGGACTATGCCTTGGTTGCCGAACTGGAGCTGTCGCATCTGGGGATGGAGGGACTGGCAAGGCCGGCTGCCCATCAGAGCCCGGCATTTGCCGCAGGGCGGCCGGCACTCCATCCCAATCACCCCAATCCCTTCAACCCTGAAACACGCATCCGATTCGATCTCAGGCGGGAGCAGCAGGTAGAATTGCGCATTTTCGATCTCTCCGGGCGCCTGGTGCGGCGGCTGCTGAGCGGATTCTACTCCGCCGGCGAACACGTGGTGCGTTGGGATGGACGTGATGAAAGCGGGACGCCTGCCGCGAGCGGCATCTATTTCGCCGAACTGCGCGCGGACGGACAGAAGCAAAGAATCAAGATGACGCTCATGCGCTAA